Proteins from a genomic interval of Paenibacillus sp. 37:
- a CDS encoding AAA family ATPase: MQLKRHQVPTYNRYPFNLAVIRSLNTLDFHPKVTYIVGENGMGKSTLMESIAVAWGFNPEGGTINFSFSTQATHSSLYEYIQLIKGPRRPRDGFFFRAESYYNLATTIDELDSQPSFGRPIRPIKDSYGGKSLHEQSHGESFFSTFIHRFGENGLYILDEPEAALSPLRQMAMLTRIHEFVLQNSQFIIATHSPILMAYPDSIIYNLKPDGIEVQVLEETDHFMMMKEFVNNKDRMLRELFEEGQD, from the coding sequence ATTCAGCTCAAAAGGCACCAAGTCCCCACTTATAATCGTTACCCCTTTAATTTGGCAGTCATTCGAAGTCTAAATACTCTTGATTTTCACCCCAAGGTAACCTATATCGTAGGTGAAAATGGGATGGGCAAATCAACACTGATGGAGTCCATTGCTGTCGCATGGGGGTTTAACCCGGAGGGTGGGACGATCAACTTTTCCTTCTCAACCCAGGCTACCCACTCGAGCTTATATGAATATATACAATTGATCAAAGGTCCGCGACGCCCGCGGGATGGCTTTTTCTTCCGGGCAGAAAGTTATTATAATTTAGCCACGACGATCGATGAGTTGGACAGTCAGCCTTCATTCGGTCGCCCTATTCGCCCTATTAAAGATTCGTACGGTGGCAAGTCCTTGCATGAGCAATCGCACGGAGAGTCGTTCTTTTCCACGTTCATTCATCGATTCGGGGAGAATGGATTATATATACTGGATGAGCCTGAGGCTGCATTGTCTCCCCTTCGCCAAATGGCGATGCTGACACGAATCCATGAATTTGTTTTGCAAAACTCTCAATTTATTATTGCCACCCATTCCCCAATCCTTATGGCATACCCAGATTCGATTATTTACAATTTAAAGCCGGATGGTATCGAGGTCCAAGTATTGGAAGAAACCGACCATTTTATGATGATGAAAGAGTTTGTGAATAACAAGGATAGGATGCTCAGAGAATTATTTGAAGAAGGTCAAGATTAA
- a CDS encoding M28 family metallopeptidase, which yields MKNILKVQGILLAILLVIVVPGNALASGSSSIATNAQTYLEYMGEHLKDSSASPTDNSMGNGKVHGQTKRWIRSTLREIGVDSRYIYEQNFNTQKDTTGVISAPWGHHVFFKGSNIEVTLKGKDPSKQIIVSAHYDGSGYSNNASGVALMLAQIKELVDKKSPHAVKLPYTVKFVFFDIERFDKGSEYYAKKMTAADKKNTLFILNIDNIARGDYPNVYGGITDPNNNSVEHTEAYKLAVSKALELGINVFDTEALDGYYNTHGKGPEISENTIYTNPWTSSNPSPGVKYSELSPSNGISRSHMLFVEAGIPYASFQASNWFAKSMDGTLIEAQNEGLISFVQRDFYISGGKEHDTMKILEAYFPGRSLAHYNVYGPLLNKMLMEPDIKILRPGQ from the coding sequence ATGAAAAATATTTTAAAGGTTCAGGGTATTCTATTGGCTATTCTGCTGGTTATTGTGGTTCCTGGAAATGCATTGGCTTCAGGCTCTTCTTCCATCGCAACAAATGCACAAACATATCTGGAGTATATGGGTGAACACCTTAAAGATAGTTCAGCCTCTCCTACAGATAATTCCATGGGAAATGGTAAAGTTCATGGACAGACAAAACGATGGATTAGGAGCACGCTAAGAGAAATTGGCGTAGACTCTCGATATATTTATGAGCAAAATTTCAACACACAAAAAGACACTACTGGCGTTATTTCTGCGCCGTGGGGACATCATGTATTTTTTAAAGGCTCGAATATTGAAGTCACACTGAAAGGGAAAGATCCTAGCAAACAAATCATTGTTAGTGCCCATTATGACGGATCAGGCTATTCGAATAACGCTTCGGGGGTAGCATTAATGCTCGCTCAAATCAAGGAGCTAGTAGACAAGAAATCTCCTCACGCAGTTAAATTGCCGTATACCGTAAAATTTGTTTTTTTTGACATTGAGCGATTCGACAAGGGATCAGAGTACTATGCAAAGAAAATGACTGCAGCAGATAAGAAGAATACTCTTTTCATACTCAATATCGATAATATCGCCCGTGGTGATTACCCCAATGTTTATGGAGGCATAACCGATCCAAATAATAACTCTGTTGAACATACGGAAGCATATAAATTAGCCGTTTCCAAAGCCTTAGAATTAGGAATTAATGTATTTGATACAGAGGCGCTAGATGGATATTACAACACACATGGCAAAGGTCCCGAAATTAGCGAAAATACGATATATACCAACCCATGGACAAGCTCAAATCCTTCTCCGGGCGTAAAGTATTCTGAACTTTCTCCTTCAAATGGAATAAGTAGAAGTCATATGCTCTTTGTAGAAGCAGGGATACCTTATGCAAGTTTCCAAGCCTCAAACTGGTTTGCAAAAAGCATGGATGGTACTTTAATTGAAGCTCAAAATGAAGGATTAATATCTTTCGTTCAACGAGATTTCTACATTTCAGGAGGGAAAGAGCATGATACGATGAAAATTCTAGAAGCTTATTTTCCAGGACGTTCATTGGCACATTACAATGTGTACGGACCATTGTTGAACAAAATGCTGATGGAGCCAGACATCAAAATACTCCGACCTGGTCAATAA